The Daphnia pulicaria isolate SC F1-1A chromosome 12, SC_F0-13Bv2, whole genome shotgun sequence genome contains a region encoding:
- the LOC124316338 gene encoding 26S proteasome non-ATPase regulatory subunit 11-like — MAVLQTMASTREVFENIAIDPMESGDINDEEAIRTKELEIMELGEKYKKEKKAAELAQLIRDVRPFLAMISKAKAAKLVRGLVDLFLDMEAQTGTEVQLCKECINWAVEQKGTFLRQSLEARLIALYFDTKQYNEALLLGATLLKELKKLDDKYLLVEVQLLESKTYHALCNLPKSRAALTSARTTANAIYCPPKLQAALDLQSGILHAADERDFKTAYSYFYEAFEGYDSIDSPRAVTGLKYMLLSKIILNTPDDVQNILSGKLALRYAGREAEALKAIAQSAIKRSLAQFQQALEDYRAELVEDPIIKAHLESLYDTMLEQNLCRIIEPYSRVQVSHVARIIALPVDQVEKKLSQMILDRKLSGILDQGDGVLIIFEPTRTDSTYEAALDTIQNLGKVVDTLYQKAKKLT; from the exons ATGGCAGTTTTGCAAACAATGGCTTCGACTCGAGAAGTTTTCGAGAATATTGCCATCG ATCCGATGGAAAGTGGAGACATCAACGATGAAGAAGCCATCCGCACTAAAGAGTTGGAGATCATGGAATTGGGAGAAAAAtacaagaaggagaaaaaggctGCAGAATTGGCTCAACTTATCCGAGATGTCAGACCTTTTCTTGCCATGATCAGCAAAGCGAAAGCTGCCAAACTTGTTCGTGGTCTTGTCGATCTCTTCCTTGACATGGAAGCCCAAACAGGAACTGAAGTCCAGCTCTGCAAA GAATGCATTAACTGGGCTGTTGAACAGAAGGGAACATTCCTTCGTCAGAGTTTAGAAGCCAGGTTGATTGCCCTCTACTTTGACACCAAACAGTATAATGAAGCATTACTATTAGGGGCAACTTTACTGAAAGAGTTGAAGAAACTGGATGACAAGTATCTCCTTGTTGAA GTTCAGCTATTGGAATCGAAAACCTACCATGCCCTCTGCAATTTGCCCAAATCCCGTGCTGCATTAACTTCTGCTAGGACCACAGCTAATGCTATCTATTGCCCTCCAAAACTTCAAGCTGCACTAGACCTCCAATCTGGAATTCTACATGCTGCCGATGAACGTGATTTCAAAACAGCCTACTCTTACTTTTACGAAGCTTTTGAGGGTTATGACAGCATTGATTCCCCAAGGGCTGTTACGGGTCTTAAGTACATGCTTCTgtcaaaaatcattttgaacaC GCCAGATGATGTGCAGAATATTCTGAGTGGAAAATTAGCCTTGCGTTATGCCGGTCGGGAAGCCGAAGCCTTGAAAGCCATTGCACAATCAGCAATTAAACGATCGCTAGCCCAGTTTCAACAG GCCCTGGAAGATTATCGCGCCGAATTGGTAGAAGACCCCATCATCAAGGCACATTTGGAGTCGCTTTACGATACCATGTTGGAGCAGAATTTATGTCGAATCATCGAGCCTTATTCTCGTGTCCAG GTATCGCACGTCGCCCGAATTATTGCCCTGCCGGTCGATCAAGTGGAAAAGAAGCTGTCGCAGATGATTTTGGATCGCAAGCTGTCTGGCATTCTCGATCAGGGTGATGGTGTTTTGATCATCTTCGAGCCTACCCGCACCGACTCCACTTACGAGGCGGCGTTAGACACAATCCAGAACCTCGGCAAAGTGGTGGACACATTGTACCAGAAAGCCAAGAAGCTGACATAA
- the LOC124316191 gene encoding protein phosphatase 1 regulatory subunit 16A-like produces MDHSDLVAELPRIEKLTAAERLKIARDRRVNQILRHEQFDRECPIPTKKDKFLSRNNKRTVPNRGVHFVHSVILLEAAARNDIEEVRRLLMQGVCPDSQNEDGLTALHQCCIDDSESMMKLLLEFGANVNAEDSEKWTPLHAAATCGHLHLVKYLISQGAYMLAVNADGNMPYDICEDEPTLDYIESEMAREGVTQELIDQTRASTEKRMLLDLKNLAAQGESLECEDPVGARPLHIAAANGYLSVVEFLLDQHVTTDSSDNDGWQPIHAAACWGHLEIVELLVQNGSDLNAQTKNHETPYDICEDPEMKARIAALRSEQESRARAGNQKTRRSQSTSTNTRTHSIRRNSTRDKGQISKRQIKNEAIFVIHQDDERRTNHQGSTEKIKSEDPKTKATDGDAHTTASFSSRLINSNKRHAPPPPPPSSTYNPDNNTSASCELMQPQFISSPILTTSAVNDSTIDIHVSVTINTKSPGLGGNTRCAPPPPPLTAAHTTSMLSSSASSSSSSVLLPQLLPPVHHPVLSSSPMPAVLYPVPSLSGGACTLADLKKQRSLFRVSSGGGVFDSVDSPHTNSTLRSVKSQNNAISNAFIFTPDAELNATTSPSSGNGSNGSASNTWSSTTKRDPIDDVNASFTTNASQAATLPKYQGETTELVGGKKNASSSCCTLS; encoded by the exons ATGGATCACAGCGATTTGGTGGCGGAGCTTCCGCGTATCGAAAAGTTGACAGCTGCTGAAAGACTTAAAATAGCCCGTGATCGTCGAGTGAATCAAATCCTGAGACACGAACAATTCGACAGAGAATGTCCGATTCCGACCAAGAAGGATAAGTTCTTGTCTCGCAACAACAAACGAACAGTTCCAAATCGCGGTGTTCATTTTGTTCACAg TGTCATTCTATTGGAAGCCGCTGCTCGAAATGATATAGAAGAAg TGAGAAGACTTTTGATGCAAGGGGTATGTCCTGATTCTCAAAACGAAGATGGATTAACGGCCCTACATCAG tgttgcatagATGATAGTGAAAGCATGATGAAGCTATTGCTCGAATTTGGAGCCAACGTAAACGCGGAGGATTCGGAAAAATGGACCCCACTTCATGCAGCCGCTACCTGTGGACACTTACACCTGGTCAAATACCTTATCAGCCA GGGAGCTTATATGTTAGCTGTGAATGCTGATGGCAATATGC CCTATGACATTTGCGAGGATGAGCCTACTTTGGATTACATAGAATCGGAAATGGCTCGAGAAGGTGTTACACAAGAG CTAATCGACCAAACTCGAGCTtcaacagaaaagcgaatGCTATTGGATCTGAAG AATTTGGCTGCACAGGGGGAAAGTCTTGAATGCGAAGACCCCGTAGGAGCAAGACCTTTGCACATTGCTGCCGCCAATGGTTACTTATCAGTTGTAGAATTCTTGCTGGATCAGCACGTCACCACTGACAGCAGTGACAATGACGGATGGCAACCGATTCATGCCGCTGCTTGCTGGGGACAT ttGGAAATTGTTGAGCTTCTCGTTCAGAATGGATCTGATCTCAATGCCCAGACTAAAAATCATGAAACCCCTTACG ACATTTGCGAAGATCCCGAAATGAAAGCGAGGATCGCCGCTTTGCGGAGTGAGCAAGAAAGTCGAGCCCGCGCTGGTAACCAAAAGACCCGCCGGTCTCAATCGACGTCGACCAACACTCGAACTCATTCGATCCGCCGCAACTCTACCCGCGACAAAGGCCAAATATCCAAAAGGCAGATTAAGAATGAAGCCATATTCGTCATCCATCAAGAT gATGAGAGACGTACGAATCATCAAGGCTCAACCGAGAAAATCAAGTCAGAGGATCCCAAAACTAAAGCCACTGATGGCGATGCGCACACGACCGCCTCCTTTTCCAGTCGTTTGATTAATAGCAACAAAAGACACGCCCCTCCACCTCCACCGCCTTCCTCCACGTACAACCCCGACAACAATACGTCAGCGA gTTGCGAGTTAATGCAGCCGCAGTTTATTTCTTCACCTATCCTGACGACGTCAGCTGTTAACGACAGCACGATCGACATTCACGTTTCGGTTACCATTAACACAAAGAGTCCTGGGCTTGGGGGTAATACTCGATGTGCTCCGCCACCTCCACCTCTAACCGCCGCCCATACAACCAGCATGTTGTCGTCCTCGGcttcttcatcgtcgtcgtctgttTTGTTACCTCAACTCTTACCGCCCGTCCACCACCCGGTGTTGTCCTCTTCACCCATGCCCGCAGTCCTTTATCCGGTGCCTTCCTTGTCTGGCGGGGCGTGCACGTTAGCTGACTTAAAGAAACAGCGTTCGCTCTTCCGTGTTAGCAGTGGGGGCGGAGTCTTTGACTCTGTCGATTCGCCCCACACGAATTCAACTCTCAGATCTGTCAAATCTCAAAACAATGCCATTTCAAATGCCTTCATTTTCACTCCTGACGCAGAGCTTAATGCCACAACGTCGCCGTCGTCTGGCAACGGAAGCAACGGATCGGCTTCCAACACGTGGTCGTCGACTACCAAAAGAG aTCCAATCGATGACGTCAACGCGAGTTTCACGACAAATGCCAGTCAAGCTGCAACTTTACCCAAGTACCAAGGTGAAACGACTGAACTAGTAGGGGGTAAAAAGAATGCTTCTTCATCCTGTTGCACCTTATCTTAA
- the LOC124316718 gene encoding trypsin Blo t 3-like has translation MHLTTVWALSVIGFIGFVHSHPSFKQVMDRSDPSKIVNGIPASAGEYPYMTVLLLNGFLCGGTLVGPSHILTAAHCLADHSATEVGLFTVYVNTLSINGGGTGSVTRGVSKFIIHQLYNRNTQDNDIAMLVLSSPVTTVPLVKLPSNSSLTTTTTVKPTTTTTKLTTTTKPTTTKPTTTTTKPTTTTTKPTTTTKPTTSTTKPTTTTKPTTTTTTKLTTKTTAKSTTSVKLTSTTAKPCACTCPQPTSLAAVRAFSTYSNSPAIIAGWGTTSSGGSVSNVLLKADVTIQDNSVCTSQYGSGFIGNDMMCASAPGTDTCQGDSGGPIFVSGVQVGITSFGSGCADPNYAGVYTRVTTYLGWISTTMTNNPAPTVG, from the exons ATGCATCTCACCACTGTTTGG GCTTTAAGTGTGATTGGTTTCATTGGGTTTGTGCATTCCCATCCTTCCTTTAAGCAAG TGATGGACCGCTCCGATCCTTCCAAAATTGTAAACGGAATTCCAGCTTCCGCCGGTGAATATCCTTACATG actgttttgttgttgaacgGTTTCTTATGCGGTGGAACCTTAGTCGGACCGTCCCACATCTTGACAGCGGCTCACTGCTTGGCAGA TCACTCTGCCACAGAAGTGGGTTTATTCACTGTTTACGTAAACACGTTGTCAATCAACGGTGGTGGAACCGGCTCGGTCACTAGAGGAGTGAGCAAATTCATCATTCACCAACTCTACAATCGGAATACTCAA gACAATGACATCGCCATGTTGGTGTTGAGTTCGCCAGTAACCACTGTCCCGCTTGTTAAACTTCCTTCCAATTCGTccctaacaacaacaacaaccgtcaAGCcaaccaccactaccaccaaGCTGACAACGACAACCAAACCAACGACAACCAAACCgacaactacaacaaccaagCCCACTACGACGACCACGaaaccgacaacaacaacaaagcccACTACGTCGACCACGaaaccgacaacaacaaccaaaccaacgacaacaacaactacgaaACTGACGACTAAGACGACTGCTAAATCGACTACATCAGTGAAATTGACAAGCACCACTGCCAAGCCGTGTGCGTGTACTTGCCCGCAACCAACTTCACTAGCAGCAGTGAGAGCTTTTAGCACTTATTCCAACAGCCCGGCCatcattgccggatggggaacAACTTCTTCAG gaGGAAGCGTTTCGAATGTACTGCTCAAAGCTGACGTCACCATCCAAGACAATTCCGTTTGTACCAGCCAATATGGAAGCGGCTTCATCGGAAACGACATGATGTGTGCATCCGCACCGGGCACAGACACTTGCCAG GGTGACAGCGGTGGTCCTATTTTTGTTAGCGGAGTTCAAGTGGGTATCACCTCCTTCGGCAGTGGCTGCGCTGATCCCAATTATGCCGGTGTATACACCCGCGTCACTACCTATCTTGGCTGGATTTCGACAACAATGACAAACAACCCAGCCCCAACAGTTGGCTAA
- the LOC124316150 gene encoding vascular endothelial growth factor receptor 1-like isoform X2, whose translation MIPDVTQQVIQSGSNMTLTCIADNYLDRAGISKISWQLPDNIVKYPTSADVDNRVYKTYGRNDSKVSSTLTLTNARPKETGYFGCAFSGGDYRNVLNIQQYIYVKSDTELIFFDTQRVSNLLRYEFFVRKGGFLPIPCKPTSPDVTLSLIYASLWNGPGVVSYGDLSEETSWLADTKFIKQELTEVSLSDPNSNWSFDPKIGPILKNAKLSDSGTYHCVGSMNNVRDDKEEFFIVVSGMELERVGDPSDPPEGGNFSVICRTVHIPSSSKLTPPHWFYQIKDTGEMQMIDETNPPQGIKVTKNNVLSFEQIRLDVFNITQATPTTFRCEANKSGETLSETISFRIREINDPMAVPVIIIVVFSILIIIGIGIGIKLYLDQKRKVYTGANKMLMGNPDEIIDDQTPMEYQIEYLPYDRRWEFPRNRLKLGMQLGAGCFGRVVKSEAVGIKDSEETVKTVAVKMIKSATNVAALEALVSELKILIYLGSHLNVVNLLGACTKQISRGELFIIVEYCRFGNLQTYLTSNRNNFINQVDEFGELKAENGNEVSNGVFHGSVSMPKRSVVDGNQEGNLDVDLQHTNDESFEMSTNYIPNTTTQDSPEPENNFNPPISTRDLISWSFQIARGMDYLAGKKVLHGDLAARNILLADDGVAKVADFGMAKKMYYEGNYERTGLGLMPVKWMAIESLTDRIFSTESDVWSYGVLLWEIFTLGKIPYPGINVGHEIVREIQKGYRMEKPEFAPNLFGEIMANCWETDPKKRPTFSQLGETIVVQLESSVTSNYLNMNEPYAKLNEEMENATPADSFGLAKLLKGKAFPRLSVHLFSFTNDTF comes from the exons atgattcCTGATGTAACGCAACAAGTGATCCAATCCGGATCCAACATGACATTGACATGCATAGCTGATAATTATTTGGATCGTGCTGGGATTAGTAAAATCTCTTggcaactacccgacaatatcgTCAAATATCCGACG TCTGCTGATGTTGACAACCGTGTTTACAAGACATATGGTAGAAACGACTCGAAAGTCTCCTCGACGTTGACTCTTACAAACGCCAGACCCAAAGAAACGGGATATTTTGGTTGTGCCTTCAGTGGCGGAGATTATAGGAATGTATTAAACATTCAACAATACATCTACGTCAAAA GTGATACTGAACTTATTTTCTTCGATACCCAAAGGGTATCAAATTTACTTCGATACGAATTCtttgtaagaaaaggaggattTCTTCCCATTCCCTGTAAACCCACCAGTCCTGACGTCACTCTTTCCCTCATTTACGCCTCTCTTTGGAATGGACCAGGTGTTGTTAGCTATGGGGATCTCTCTGAAGAAACATCATGGTTAGCCGACACGAAATTCATCAAACAAGAGTTGACTGAA GTTTCTTTGTCTGATCCGAATTCGAATTGGTCGTTCGATCCCAAAATAGGACCGATACTAAAGAATGCGAAGCTCAGCGACAGTGGAACATATCATTGCGTTGGTTCAATGAACAATGTCAGAGATGACAAGGAAGAATTCTTTATTGTCGTCTCAG GAATGGAACTGGAAAGGGTTGGCGATCCTAGCGATCCACCGGAAGGCGGAAATTTTTCTGTTATCTGTCGCACCGTTCACATCCCATCCAGTTCAAAACTAACGCCACCACATTGGTTCTATCAAATTAAAGATACCGGAGAAATGCAAATGATAGATGAAACGAATCCACCCCAAG GTATTAAAGTAACGAAGAACAATGTACTTTCTTTTGAACAAATCCGACTCGACGTGTTCAACATAACACAGGCTACTCCCACAACTTTCCGTTGCGAAGCCAATAAAAGCGGAGAAACACTATCTGAAACTATTTCTTTCCGAATTAGAG AAATTAATGACCCCATGGCTGTTCCAGTCATTATTATTGtggttttttctattttaattattattggaATTGGCATCGGAATTAAATTATACCTCGATCAG AAGCGGAAAGTTTATACAGGCGCAAACAAAATGCTGATGGGAAACCCTGACGAAATTATTGATGATCAAACACCGATGGAGTACCAGATTGAATATTTACCCTACGACAGACGATGGGAATTTCCAAGAAATCGGCTGAAACTAG GCATGCAGCTGGGCGCAGGATGTTTTGGCCGAGTCGTTAAGTCCGAAGCGGTCGGGATCAAGGACTCTGAGGAAACCGTCAAAACGGTGGCCGTCAAAATGATCAAATCGGCAACCAACGTCGCAGCCCTGGAAGCCCTGGTTAGTGAACTGAAAATCCTTATCTACTTGGGGTCACACCTTAACGTCGTCAATTTATTGGGGGCCTGCACCAAACAAATATCCAGAG gagaACTTTTTATCATCGTGGAATACTGTCGATTCGGAAATTTGCAAACATATCTTACCAGCAACAGGAACAACTTCATAAATCAGGTGGACGAATTTGGTGAGCTGAAGGCAGAAAACGGAAACGAAGTATCAAACGGTGTTTTTCACGG TTCTGTATCCATGCCAAAGCGTTCAGTAGTAGATGGAAATCAAGAAGGGAACCTGGATGTTGACCTACAACACACGAATGatgaatcatttgaaatgtcGACTAATTATATTCCAA ATACGACAACCCAAGATTCGCCTGAACcggaaaacaatttcaatcCACCCATCTCAACCCGTGATTTAATTTCTTGGTCCTTTCAGATTGCTCGAGGAATGGACTACTTGGCAGGCAAAAAG GTTCTCCATGGCGATTTGGCGGcccgaaatattttgctggcCGACGACGGAGTGGCCAAAGTGGCCGATTTCGGCATGGCCAAGAAAATGTACTACGAGGGAAATTACGAGAGAACAGGATTg GGATTGATGCCAGTCAAATGGATGGCCATCGAATCCCTGACGGATCGCATCTTTTCGACAGAATCGGACGTCTGGTCCTACGGTGTTCTTCTATGGGAAATCTTTACGCTTGGAAAAATTCCATACCCtg gaATTAACGTCGGCCACGAAATCgtcagagaaattcaaaaaggatATCGCATGGAGAAACCCGAGTTTGCACCCAATTTGTTTGGTGAAATTATGGCCAACTGTTGGGAAACGGACCCGAAGAAAAGACCAACGTTCAGCCAATTAGGAGAAACCATCGTCGTCCAACTGGAATCATCGGTTACCTCAAACTACTTGAACATGAACGAGCCTTACGCCAAACTCaatgaagaaatggaaaatgcgACTCCAGCGGACAGTTTCGGTTTGGCAAAGTTATTGAAAGGAAAAGCTTTCCCTCGTCTCTCAGtacatcttttctcttttactaACGACACGTTTTAA